Part of the Periplaneta americana isolate PAMFEO1 chromosome 4, P.americana_PAMFEO1_priV1, whole genome shotgun sequence genome is shown below.
TTCCATACCCAAATTGTTAAACCTCTCCCGAAAAAAGGAAAGGTATCTGATTATCAAGACTAGAAAGCACAGGAATGTTAGACGGAAGAGAGGAGACAGCAGTATATAAACCGCTTACTGCATCCTAGCAGACAGAAGCATCTCTGTGCCTCACCCACTAGTACACACGGCGCCATGAAGCTTCTCGtaagtaaaaatattacattttaatttagatTCAGGAAAGGaacatttataatgaaataaaaaccgCTTATACAATAAACTTTCGGTAATTcaagttacaaaaaaaaagtcatatcaaataaagacaaataaaaatgtggtaaattaatttaaaaaagccTTTACTTTCGTTTGATACTGTCTCCTGCctttaaatttacttttttatttattttatttgaagatgCGTGTACCAGGATCAAGGTCTATACTCAGGGAACATTACTTTTTACATCAAATCACGTTAATTTCTCAATAGGTGTTACATCATATACTAAGATTTATGTActcatattttaatatatctaTATAAATTTGTCTCTACAGATTTGCACCATACTTTTGGCTACAGCGTCCTTAGTTCTGGCTGAAGACCAGAAGAAGGACAAAAAGACAGACAAGAGAGGACTCCATGACCTAGGTTATGGGGGAGGAGACTTCGGACATGGAGGAAGTCTGTCATTTGGAGGTCATGGAGGTGGACTGTCAGGTGGTCACGACGGTGGTTTGTCTTTAGGAGGTCACGGAGGCGGGGTATCCCTTGAAGGTCATGGTGGAGATATCTCTCTTGGAGGAGGTCACTCTTTCGGCGGCAGTGGTCTTGGAGGAGGTCACTCTTTCGGCGGCAGTGGGCTTGGAGGAGGTCACTCTTTCGCCGGGAGTGCCGTTGGAGGAGGTCACTCTTTCGGCGGTAGTGGTCTTGGAGGCGGTCACTCTTTCGGCGGAAATGGCCTTGGAGAAGGTCACTCTTTCGGCGGCAGTGGCCTTGGAGGAGGTCACTCTTTAGGCGGCACGGGTCTTGGAGGAGGTCACTCTTTCGGCGTTAGTGGTCTTGGAAGCGGCGAGTCTCATGTGAAGGCCATCACCATCACCAAAGAAGTTAAAGTGCCTGTCCCTCATCCTTATCCTGTCCATGTTGAGAAGAAAGTCCCTGTCCCTGTAAAGGTCCCTGTTCCAGTTCACGTCGACAAACCATATCCAGTCCCTGTACCTAAGCCTTACCCCGTGTATGTGGAGAAGAAGGTACCTTACCCTGTAGAAAAGACAGTCCCTTACCCCGTTAAAGTTCCAGTCAAGGTCCCAGTTCCTGTACCCCACCCTGTCCATGTACCCAAGCCTTACCCAGTGAAGGTCCCTGTACCCCACCCTTACCCCGTGAAGGTACCAGTGGTGGTAGAGAAGAAGGTACCAGTGTTCATCAAGGGACATGACGGAGGTCTCGGTGGAGGTCTGGGAGGACATGGATTTGGCGGTCATGGAGGGTTTGATTTTGGCGGTCACCATTAAGTCTGTAATAGCCTAATACGCATATTTTCCACCATCCTAATTCACTAGAAAACCtgttcattcatttttataaacTTCACAATCAATTTCAAAGCTCTTAAATCATCTTACAATATGAGAATGACAATATATCATTATTAAGACATCGTGTAAAGACAATACTTGTCTGTAAAAATAAAATCGTATTAAGAATATGCTCCCAACTCTGTTAACGTTATGTGTAATTGATTGcatttttattatatgttttattttgaagataattgtaattatgtttgtacatatttttcacaaatatttacatacgtgTATCTAAATATTCTacataaataaaaagtgaattgtTTTTGTGAATATTTAATTTCTGGTTTATTTCTTGTACATTAATATACAAATCATGAAGTGCATCAATTTACCAGGAATTCAATGGGGAGAGTAAAATTATGTCTATTCTCTAATTTCCAGTAAACTTTAAGAAATGATGGCTAAGGTTTTACTTATTGCGTGCTCATGTGAGGGATATACGGGTCacgatttcaatttttcattCAAGAATTCATTCAATGTTAGAACCCTTCATGCACGAGAAAAAGTAGGGAGGCAACATTCCATTCCGAATATGATTAAGAAAAATCTATatctttttttataaaatgaagtGATTAGTttaggaaaatataaaattaaatatgcgGAAGATATAATGCAcgaattgaataaaattttgacTAATTTGGATTAAATATCAATCAGCTCACTTCTTAATACCAGTACAGTATATTGTGAATGAGAACATTGACTGAGACGAGAATTACGAATGACAATCTTCTTAGTCCAGGCACTATTCCAGTCTattcactgttattattatgttgtctTATAAACTTTTAAATATGTGGGCATCAGAAATAGTAATTATCAGAAATAGTCTAATAATGCATTATAGTTTTACATAGAATGGTTAACTGAAATGTAGTGGGGGAAAAACCACGTGTAACAAATGTTTCGTCAGTGAGCAGAGCGTTTTGGGAGACATCACTCCTCAACAAATCTATTAGAACAAAAAATGATTCAAGACAGGGTAAATAAAATTTCCAAACAGTCCTAATAAATATGTAGATAAGGACAATTGACACCAGAACCTAACTATATTTAAACGAAACGATGAGAGACGGGACAGACCTTCCTAATCTTTGAAGTCAAACACCACCTCCACCATCACCAGCACCATCATCCCTACTGCTGATGCTACTGCTCTTTCTGATAgtactattattgttatccaacTGCAAAGGTTCATACtcctcatcgtcatcatcatggtCATCATAATTCATTAAGAGTGTACAGTAATATAGACCCACCTCCCTAGTTACATGCTGAATAGTTTCTGACATGTTTAGGCCAGGCtttaaattatggttcatttaacgacgctcgcaactgcagacgttataACAGCGTCGCAGGTGTTtcagaattttgtctcgcaggaattTTTTTATACAAgtccactgacatgagcctgtcgcatttaaatacagtTAAATGCCGTCGATCTGGgccgcgatcgaacccgcaacctcgagtataaAGCCAGCATTATACCACCTGAGCTATGGAGGCCGACTGGACAGGTTGTATAAAGTTTTTGAACCGCGACATTAATGGTTAAAAGTGGCGGCCAGACAAGTTGAATCCAGCTTTTATGTCACATAATCgctaatctatgtttatgttatcTCAAAGTTCATATTATTCAAAATCTCCCATTTTTTCCTATTAATCTCCTTGAACTTGGTTCAGAGGTATTCTTGTTTAATATTTAATCAGTTCTCAAGCATAAGGCAAGAATGTCGTTGTACCCCAACTTTACGCAAATATATTATTGACGTGAATTTTGTCTATTTTGAATGATTGCTATTTAAATATCAATGTTCAAAGATTACAGAATTTAAGATTTAGAGAAGTGAGGTTATGGACATCAGTAACGAGGAATGTTAGCCTACATCCGAAATACaaactttttcaaatttaaaacagagatacatgaaattgttgttaacttaatgagtttcgaatttataaaatgaaaattactgtGTAAGTAATAAGAATCGTGTATACTACGAGAAGGCGAAACTTTAAGTGTGACCTGTGCGACAAGGGGCAGAATACGCTATCAAAAACAGGGTTTGTTTTTTTctagttaatattatacgaatattaatattaaatattgtattagCATATAAAATCCATACTTTTGAGAcaggcggggcatgtagcacttatgggggaattgagaaatgcatatagaatgttagttgggagaccggagtgaaaaagggagaccgagacgaagatgggaggcTAGTataaaaatgggtttgagggcggtgggatatgatgttagggactggattagtcTTACTGAGGATAAAGACCGGTGGAGGGCTTATATGAGagtagcaatgaacctccgggtctcCAAAAGCCCtttttaagtaagtaatattatacgaatctaaaGACACGGAAGTTCACCTCAGACTGAAACCTATAACATAGAATTTCgcaattcagaaaaaaatacgtaagtaataaACAAAATGTGTACGTTACGAAATAACTAATATTTAATATGTGCCGCATGTAGGTctatatttgtaaagttattccATCTGTCCTTTCATTTTGTTACGAAATAATGCAAGGAAAATAGACGTCATTTCCATATGTGGTGTGGGAGAATATGagggtttcatttttattacatatctagcattgaattcagttacaattgaagagtccactgcaagaatgatggatatcatttggaatacattttgcaggagaagcaattgaaagtttgaaatgcttagtgctcaatgcttaactgagattttccgatcattactggaaatgactgtcagtgttaatgccatataactctctatctacattctatatgtcttaagctatgcattgacagtactggtttattttcgacaagaaagtgacatccatcattcttgcagtggactcttcaatttctaTCCACGTCCTTTTTTTAGATTTGAAAGTAACCGAATCGGTGAATTGGCCTTTGTTTTTCTgtcttgtttattatattttaaacataagTATATCTAACAGTTCGCCCTTTTGTTGCACATCGTTGCTTCTTAGTTACATTCCCATCCATAATTTACTCGTCCCTTGCAGTCCCTACATTGTCAGAGGCTGCTGGAATGCATTCTTCCGTATTATCCAACGGGTAGACGATTTTCGTAATTAATTCGTTTGGTTCTGTTTCAGAACTCAGATCAGATTTGAACTGGATTAATGTAAACAGAGTTCAGTGTTATACAACGCGATCAAGTCATATTCTCAGTTCATTTTCGGAACCTGGTTCTCAATTAATCTCCAGTGATCTtttttatacaatcggccctatgTGGTCTACGCTTCCCAgaactagcgacatctatgaatcACTCTCGTAGAGTTGGCACGGTCGGGCAGAAAACGGCAAGTTAAGGGCCCTGGCaatgcacaatttttttttttccacatttataaaataacgtaacattttgaagataaataatatgtaatacaTAGCTTGTGCATATTAAGGATTATTGTT
Proteins encoded:
- the LOC138697871 gene encoding uncharacterized protein — encoded protein: MKLLICTILLATASLVLAEDQKKDKKTDKRGLHDLGYGGGDFGHGGSLSFGGHGGGLSGGHDGGLSLGGHGGGVSLEGHGGDISLGGGHSFGGSGLGGGHSFGGSGLGGGHSFAGSAVGGGHSFGGSGLGGGHSFGGNGLGEGHSFGGSGLGGGHSLGGTGLGGGHSFGVSGLGSGESHVKAITITKEVKVPVPHPYPVHVEKKVPVPVKVPVPVHVDKPYPVPVPKPYPVYVEKKVPYPVEKTVPYPVKVPVKVPVPVPHPVHVPKPYPVKVPVPHPYPVKVPVVVEKKVPVFIKGHDGGLGGGLGGHGFGGHGGFDFGGHH